The following proteins are encoded in a genomic region of Leptospira kirschneri serovar Cynopteri str. 3522 CT:
- a CDS encoding 1-acyl-sn-glycerol-3-phosphate acyltransferase, with amino-acid sequence MQENSVIDKNLNTSQIVHSTNTYNWLIGIVYKTTGIFFDSIEEYFSQNNHDKILRAPYPTVIMGNHVEEGDVPALSVIHRIVQPKIKFAIPAREDILKKDFLVKEFRPKGTLKLILGMIDKTNLIPIFLKYIGCFPVKRPFRDNARELLKSGELRNMVDQEWNSLIERVSSGRNLFLFPEGTYNHDGYLNQIKKGVYFIRTKIKDVHFISFTLTYDYISAKKTQLHIAYGENFDIPENANSDEVINIVKERLGKNYVVTPGNLLSMILMRLSTEAAVGKEVLFKRLQNFAAEIKRKGKEIHVSGKLFSSHLEDTFQNILKKGLESKLLQLNGNGEVLGTEKLVQQEGDIRNLKKRNILLYHSNQLTYHKSELDKIFVSLI; translated from the coding sequence ATGCAAGAGAACTCAGTTATCGACAAAAATTTAAATACGTCCCAAATTGTTCATTCCACAAATACTTATAACTGGCTGATCGGTATCGTATATAAAACTACGGGTATTTTTTTTGATTCTATCGAAGAATATTTTTCTCAAAACAATCATGATAAAATTTTACGAGCCCCCTATCCTACCGTCATTATGGGAAATCACGTTGAAGAAGGGGACGTTCCCGCTCTCTCAGTAATCCATAGGATAGTTCAACCGAAAATTAAATTTGCAATTCCCGCAAGAGAAGACATTCTAAAAAAAGATTTTTTAGTCAAAGAATTTAGACCTAAAGGTACTTTAAAACTGATTTTAGGAATGATTGATAAAACAAATCTAATTCCGATTTTCTTAAAATACATTGGATGTTTCCCAGTCAAACGTCCGTTTCGAGACAACGCTAGAGAACTTCTAAAAAGTGGAGAACTCAGAAACATGGTCGACCAAGAATGGAATTCTTTAATCGAGAGAGTTTCTTCCGGTAGAAATCTTTTTTTATTTCCGGAAGGAACCTACAATCACGACGGTTATCTAAATCAGATCAAAAAAGGGGTCTATTTTATTCGCACAAAAATTAAAGACGTTCATTTTATTTCGTTCACCCTCACATACGATTATATCTCTGCAAAAAAAACACAACTCCATATCGCCTACGGAGAGAATTTCGATATTCCCGAAAATGCAAATAGCGACGAAGTGATCAACATCGTAAAGGAAAGATTAGGAAAGAATTATGTAGTTACTCCCGGCAATCTTCTTTCGATGATTTTAATGCGACTGAGTACCGAAGCAGCGGTCGGCAAGGAAGTACTTTTTAAACGGTTGCAAAACTTTGCCGCAGAAATCAAAAGAAAAGGAAAAGAAATTCACGTTTCTGGAAAGTTGTTCTCATCTCATTTGGAAGATACGTTTCAGAACATTTTAAAAAAAGGGTTGGAAAGTAAACTTCTGCAATTGAACGGAAACGGAGAGGTGCTCGGAACCGAAAAACTGGTTCAGCAAGAAGGAGATATTAGAAATTTAAAAAAAAGAAATATACTTCTGTATCACTCAAATCAGCTTACTTATCATAAGTCTGAGCTGGACAAAATTTTTGTTTCTTTAATTTAA
- a CDS encoding ATP-binding protein, whose protein sequence is MSFVIEIAVTSRISAFPILYAKSRGFFEREGIQVQIRVLESYDAILAFLSSGKIEAGEIPFTTWLDLHLKKTIPNKSIFRGMILSRMIHSFYSRYNSSTDSILEGTSYLIPALQNTSVDKLLAREFMNSSRFRKKISYRFVYSRSYLLEYEFAQTTTLGLIGSVQEFHFLNNGFRISEGRDLPPYRLPVNMLAFNGKFAKTYPDRINKVQTALCRAIEALIENTSDSTEHVIQENVPGFKVELEQLHYFYKQPSQDLKEILSPIATLEELEYLGSIYWRAIEHLTDPPSVLLEALDFAAKDPIPTYPEGLKVKKTALMEEHFRREDESNRILEKTGDRRELGDLVSDIHNLVLNIYNSKKGVRLPVLPLKGTASAIRTGINSILDFLFQDIRAQEVRSSAIENVLMMQGLEMDKRNIELQFSDDRFNYLFEFSPIPVILLDSVSGTLIAGNYNFRSLTGYSKDNVHNLKLEDLFPGIKEMGDWSTPAKSLETMLRVDQARMKLRDKSEMDVSLSITALFERARKIYQVHILYDSEKKETEQAKHEFISNISHELRSPMTNIQGYFELLRTEINTSLSKDQSGMLDVIEKNIKRLNHLIENLLKFEEVRGEDNSGLIENFDPALVIEEVLYSNEPSAKEKGLIVELDLIKGLKVRGIRFEFSQVITNLFVNAIKYTEKGKIEIKMMKSTSGDKLEINIKDTGVGIDPKYIEKVFERFFRIPNDRNKRVGGTGLGLSISRTILHKMNGEITLESRVNGGSNFKVLLPLQFSNF, encoded by the coding sequence TTGTCTTTTGTGATTGAAATTGCCGTCACATCCAGAATATCCGCGTTCCCAATTTTATACGCTAAATCCAGAGGTTTTTTCGAAAGAGAAGGAATTCAAGTCCAGATTCGAGTTTTAGAAAGTTACGACGCGATCTTAGCTTTTTTAAGTTCAGGAAAGATAGAAGCGGGAGAAATACCGTTTACTACTTGGCTGGATCTTCATTTGAAAAAAACCATACCGAATAAATCCATCTTTCGAGGGATGATTCTCTCGAGAATGATTCATTCGTTTTATTCCAGATACAATTCAAGTACGGATTCCATCTTAGAAGGAACCTCGTATCTAATACCTGCATTACAAAATACTTCGGTGGATAAGTTATTGGCTCGAGAGTTTATGAATTCCAGCCGATTTCGTAAAAAAATTTCTTATAGATTCGTTTATTCCAGATCTTATCTTTTGGAATATGAATTTGCTCAGACTACAACTCTTGGACTTATCGGTTCAGTTCAAGAATTTCACTTTTTAAATAACGGATTTAGAATTTCAGAAGGTAGGGATTTACCTCCGTATCGTCTTCCAGTCAATATGCTTGCGTTTAACGGAAAGTTTGCGAAGACATATCCGGATAGAATCAATAAGGTTCAGACCGCTTTGTGTCGTGCAATCGAAGCTTTGATCGAAAACACAAGCGATTCTACGGAACACGTAATTCAAGAAAACGTACCTGGTTTTAAAGTGGAGTTGGAACAACTGCATTATTTTTATAAACAACCTTCTCAGGACCTGAAAGAGATTCTTTCTCCGATTGCAACACTCGAAGAATTAGAGTATTTAGGAAGTATCTATTGGAGAGCTATAGAACATCTAACGGATCCTCCGTCGGTTCTTTTAGAGGCTCTTGATTTTGCAGCTAAAGATCCAATTCCTACGTATCCTGAAGGATTGAAAGTAAAGAAGACAGCACTGATGGAAGAACACTTCCGCAGAGAAGACGAATCTAATCGAATTCTAGAAAAAACCGGAGATCGAAGAGAGTTAGGAGATTTAGTTTCAGATATTCATAATTTGGTTTTGAATATCTACAATTCTAAAAAAGGGGTACGTTTACCTGTATTACCTCTCAAAGGAACTGCATCCGCAATTAGAACCGGAATCAATTCTATATTAGATTTTTTATTTCAGGATATTAGAGCTCAAGAGGTCCGATCGTCTGCAATTGAAAACGTTCTGATGATGCAGGGACTTGAGATGGATAAAAGAAATATAGAACTTCAGTTCTCGGATGACCGTTTTAATTATTTATTCGAATTTTCTCCCATTCCGGTGATTTTACTGGATTCTGTTTCTGGAACGCTGATTGCGGGAAATTATAATTTTCGAAGTCTTACCGGTTATAGTAAGGACAACGTACATAATTTGAAATTGGAAGATCTGTTCCCTGGTATCAAGGAGATGGGAGATTGGTCAACTCCGGCTAAATCTTTGGAAACGATGCTTCGTGTAGATCAAGCAAGAATGAAGTTGAGGGATAAGTCTGAGATGGACGTTTCTTTGAGTATCACGGCTTTGTTTGAAAGAGCCAGAAAGATTTATCAGGTTCATATTTTATATGACTCTGAAAAGAAGGAAACGGAACAGGCTAAACACGAATTCATTTCTAATATCAGTCACGAACTACGTTCTCCTATGACGAACATACAAGGTTACTTTGAACTTCTAAGAACTGAGATTAATACTTCCTTATCCAAAGACCAAAGTGGAATGTTGGACGTGATTGAAAAGAACATCAAACGTCTCAATCACCTGATAGAAAATCTTTTAAAATTTGAAGAAGTTCGTGGAGAAGATAACTCCGGTTTGATTGAAAACTTTGATCCAGCGTTGGTAATCGAGGAAGTGTTATATTCAAATGAACCTTCCGCAAAAGAAAAAGGTCTGATCGTAGAACTTGATCTAATCAAAGGACTAAAGGTTCGCGGGATTCGTTTCGAATTTTCTCAGGTGATTACGAATCTTTTCGTAAACGCAATTAAATATACAGAAAAGGGAAAAATCGAAATCAAAATGATGAAATCCACCAGTGGAGACAAATTAGAAATCAATATCAAGGACACAGGAGTAGGAATCGATCCTAAATATATCGAAAAAGTGTTCGAGAGATTTTTTCGAATTCCAAACGATCGAAACAAAAGGGTCGGGGGCACTGGATTGGGGCTTTCGATTTCTAGAACCATTCTTCACAAAATGAATGGAGAGATTACTTTAGAATCCAGAGTAAACGGAGGAAGTAATTTTAAGGTTTTATTACCTCTACAGTTTTCTAATTTTTAG
- a CDS encoding lytic transglycosylase domain-containing protein has product MVLGESSERHNMRVEEIPNVQLVLSRIHEIENRFVKETQSKKQTFDSILKAEQEKSISDLEKEKSFSKDLKNIEPSLAKIIRQESEKNNLDPRLVQSVIKAESDFKTDAVSPKGAIGLMQLMPSTANLLGVEDPFDPAENVAGGTKFLSDLLNKYKNLDHALAAYNAGPNAVDRYAGIPPYKETRNYVEKVKKFYSSKTE; this is encoded by the coding sequence ATGGTTTTGGGGGAATCTTCCGAGAGACATAATATGAGAGTTGAAGAAATTCCAAACGTGCAGTTAGTCTTAAGTAGAATCCACGAGATTGAAAATCGTTTCGTAAAAGAAACCCAATCGAAAAAACAAACGTTCGATTCTATTTTAAAAGCGGAACAGGAAAAATCCATCTCCGATCTTGAAAAAGAAAAAAGTTTCAGCAAAGATCTAAAAAACATAGAACCGAGTCTCGCCAAAATTATTCGCCAGGAATCCGAAAAAAACAATCTTGATCCTAGACTAGTTCAGAGTGTTATCAAAGCAGAATCTGATTTTAAAACAGATGCAGTTTCTCCCAAAGGTGCAATCGGTCTGATGCAGCTGATGCCTTCCACTGCAAATCTACTTGGAGTTGAAGATCCTTTTGATCCTGCGGAAAACGTGGCGGGAGGAACTAAATTTTTGAGCGACCTTTTGAACAAATATAAGAATTTAGATCACGCTCTGGCTGCTTACAATGCGGGCCCCAACGCCGTAGATCGTTACGCGGGGATTCCTCCCTATAAAGAAACTCGTAATTACGTGGAAAAAGTAAAAAAGTTTTATTCTTCCAAGACTGAATAA
- a CDS encoding LIC_20245 family lipoprotein: MNRKILYSILLIFLCFTASLFFLEEGKSYKSNSSENVRLSNGLSRNTVIRKEDSLFESGDFLNFTESEDLAVTDISSITTPKNEYSTLSPEEKDRIRKEVIQRVKSFADRFPDNLLIPRELTKAQEDKRKKDEERMSEVRIALLEGREVVKPEMEFYLDSKIKKTEDMVEILEYSMKFFQDSRKNNQGSSLKLIEERLVSLQKSKEELTFAKKNLNVP; encoded by the coding sequence ATGAACAGAAAAATATTATATTCGATTTTATTAATTTTCTTATGTTTTACGGCGTCTCTATTTTTTTTAGAAGAAGGGAAAAGTTACAAAAGTAATTCTTCTGAAAACGTAAGATTGTCAAACGGGCTCAGTCGAAATACAGTAATTAGAAAAGAAGATTCTCTATTTGAATCCGGAGATTTTTTGAACTTTACCGAATCGGAAGATTTGGCCGTTACAGATATTTCTTCGATAACTACGCCAAAAAACGAATATTCTACTTTATCCCCCGAAGAAAAAGATAGAATTCGGAAAGAAGTGATTCAAAGAGTAAAATCATTTGCGGATCGTTTTCCGGATAATTTGTTGATTCCTAGAGAATTGACCAAAGCACAAGAAGACAAACGTAAAAAAGACGAAGAAAGAATGTCGGAAGTTCGAATTGCATTGTTGGAAGGAAGGGAAGTTGTAAAACCCGAAATGGAGTTTTATCTGGATTCTAAAATCAAGAAAACGGAAGATATGGTTGAGATTTTAGAATATAGTATGAAATTTTTTCAAGATTCGCGTAAAAATAATCAGGGTTCTTCTTTAAAACTTATAGAAGAACGTTTGGTTTCTCTTCAAAAAAGTAAAGAAGAATTAACGTTTGCGAAAAAGAATTTGAATGTTCCTTAA
- a CDS encoding OmpA family protein, which produces MAKQENYYITIKGRKYDRKLIQLAEEFTSGKRDGKISINDAKRLLRIVKDNNAYTDIEKHTIEYIRENYKFTEKSDEWFRSEIRKWAAKKVQEARKKSDVESILVDDSEVPEVNFPSSWGEDKTEVEIKETSTRGWRENSNFSSTTSHSKKNKRLVPTLIFLSGFLILIGLVYFFRTLFYREDSEQVVKTKSEIVSNSKEKRSDVLTEKAESTQEIRKKSVRSKKEESEIPKNALTILKPQNGKKLESKSLFSSLTNKNSTEEFSSNPQFREIESNVIRFEKNSIQIHKESRPSLNRLARWMKQDSSIRVKVIGHTSLEGSEDANQKVSFLRAQTVRNYIAGNGISKDRFEIIPKGASVPIGDNSKEEGKEMNRRVELRIYN; this is translated from the coding sequence ATGGCGAAGCAAGAAAACTACTATATCACTATCAAAGGTAGAAAATACGATCGTAAGTTGATCCAGCTTGCGGAAGAATTTACTTCCGGTAAACGGGATGGTAAGATTTCGATCAACGACGCAAAACGTCTTTTAAGAATTGTCAAGGATAACAACGCTTATACGGACATAGAAAAACATACGATCGAATACATTCGTGAAAATTATAAGTTCACCGAAAAATCGGACGAATGGTTCCGTTCAGAAATCCGTAAATGGGCCGCTAAAAAAGTGCAAGAAGCAAGAAAAAAAAGTGATGTGGAATCCATCTTAGTTGATGATTCTGAGGTTCCGGAAGTAAATTTTCCTTCCAGTTGGGGAGAAGACAAAACCGAAGTTGAAATCAAGGAGACTTCTACAAGAGGTTGGAGAGAAAATTCCAATTTTTCATCCACAACTTCCCACTCTAAAAAAAATAAAAGGCTTGTTCCGACTTTAATTTTTCTTTCTGGTTTTCTGATTCTTATAGGTCTGGTCTATTTTTTCCGAACCCTATTTTATAGGGAAGATTCCGAGCAAGTCGTAAAAACGAAATCTGAGATCGTCTCTAATTCAAAAGAAAAACGATCCGACGTTTTGACGGAAAAAGCAGAATCTACTCAGGAAATCAGAAAAAAAAGCGTAAGGTCTAAAAAAGAGGAATCGGAAATTCCAAAAAACGCTCTTACAATTCTAAAACCACAAAACGGAAAAAAGTTAGAATCTAAATCCTTATTCTCTTCGTTGACAAATAAAAATTCCACAGAAGAATTTTCTTCTAATCCTCAATTTAGAGAAATTGAATCCAATGTAATTCGTTTTGAAAAAAACAGCATTCAGATTCATAAAGAATCGAGACCAAGTCTCAACCGTTTGGCTCGCTGGATGAAACAAGATTCTTCGATCCGAGTCAAAGTTATCGGCCATACTTCTTTGGAAGGTAGCGAAGACGCCAATCAAAAAGTTTCTTTTCTTCGTGCACAAACGGTTCGAAATTATATTGCTGGAAACGGCATTTCCAAAGATCGTTTTGAAATCATCCCCAAAGGTGCAAGTGTTCCTATCGGCGATAATTCTAAAGAAGAGGGGAAGGAAATGAATCGTAGAGTGGAACTTAGAATTTATAATTGA
- a CDS encoding magnesium transporter MgtE N-terminal domain-containing protein, whose translation MKKVINQIGKALEYLDKLGTGKSFQLFRSLGYEKLYSLSEKVDHKNLLYISQNLDEKTIIEFLNRISEETLVDLISKIPPEDITYFANSIPMDDLVLLSTSIPAKFIAEMSLKTGKESATELLKNIGTQKSIELLNEVGIQNFIELSLKVPTIELIPIVRELTPKQSGAWVRKRGIGDIPKLIEAFGVQNLLVFLRTLGFEKNIHIMDVLGLEELIELAYTISGMKLPGLSTSDKKQKKVSKKIPKQPQKKISSWKKNIRKF comes from the coding sequence ATGAAAAAAGTAATCAACCAAATCGGCAAAGCTTTGGAATATCTGGATAAACTAGGAACCGGTAAATCCTTTCAACTATTTCGTTCCTTAGGTTATGAAAAGTTATACTCTCTTTCCGAAAAAGTGGATCATAAAAATCTTCTTTATATCAGCCAGAATCTGGATGAGAAAACGATCATAGAATTTTTAAATCGCATTTCGGAAGAAACGTTAGTCGATCTTATTTCGAAAATTCCCCCGGAAGACATTACGTATTTCGCAAATAGTATTCCTATGGATGATCTCGTCTTATTGTCCACTTCGATTCCCGCTAAATTCATTGCAGAAATGTCCTTGAAAACCGGTAAAGAATCCGCCACCGAACTTTTAAAAAATATAGGAACACAAAAATCCATCGAATTGTTAAACGAAGTGGGTATTCAAAACTTCATTGAACTTTCGTTAAAAGTTCCTACCATTGAATTGATTCCTATCGTCCGAGAATTGACCCCTAAACAATCCGGAGCTTGGGTTCGTAAAAGAGGAATCGGAGATATTCCCAAATTGATCGAAGCGTTTGGTGTTCAAAACCTATTAGTCTTTTTAAGAACCCTCGGTTTTGAAAAAAACATTCATATCATGGACGTTCTTGGTCTGGAAGAATTAATCGAACTTGCATATACTATTTCCGGAATGAAACTTCCGGGCTTATCCACGTCCGACAAAAAGCAAAAAAAGGTTTCTAAAAAAATCCCTAAACAACCACAGAAGAAAATTTCTTCTTGGAAGAAAAATATTAGAAAATTCTAA
- a CDS encoding aconitate hydratase yields MAFDIEMIRARYDKIGVLVTKARNVVGRPLTLTEKILYSHLWDGELQAAYEKGKSYVDFAPDRVAMQDATAQMALLQFMSAGRSKVAVPSTVHCDHLIQAKDGAAEDLKTANTVNKEVYDFLSSVSNKYGIGFWKPGAGIIHQVVLENYAFPGGMMIGTDSHTVNAGGLGMIAIGVGGADAVDVMAGMAWELKFPKLIGVKLTGKLSGWASAKDIILKVAGILTVKGGTGAIVEYFGEGADSLSCTGKGTICNMGAEIGATTSVFGYDRNMKEYLLKTNRKDVADLADKIAEHLTGDKEVYADPSQYFDQVIEINLSELEPYINGPFTPDLATPLSKFKEAVQQNGWPTNLEVGLIGSCTNSSYEDITRAASVAKQAADKNLEVKAEYTVTPGSEMIRYTIERDGLIKTFSDIGGVVLANACGPCIGQWSRHTKDPERKNSIITSFNRNFAKRNDGLAGTHAFVASPEIVTAFAIAGKLDFNPITDSLKTKDGKDVKLDPPTGLDFPPNGFDVKDAGFIAPAADGSKVIVAVDPKSDRLQLLSPFTPWEKTDLKGLKLLIKAKGKCTTDHISMAGPWLKYRGHLDNISNNLLIGAVNSFNDKTNEVKNQLSGAYESVPQTARAYKARGIGSIVVGDENYGEGSSREHAAMEPRHLGVRAVIVKSFARIHETNLKKQGMLALTFADKSDYDKIQEEDSIDILGLTSFQEGVPLTLVLHHKDGSSQEIKANHTFNSQQIAWFKAGSALNLISEEQKKKG; encoded by the coding sequence ATGGCATTCGATATAGAAATGATTCGCGCCCGATATGATAAGATCGGGGTTCTTGTTACAAAAGCAAGAAACGTCGTTGGAAGACCTCTTACTCTTACCGAAAAAATTCTTTATTCCCATCTCTGGGATGGCGAACTCCAAGCCGCTTATGAAAAAGGAAAGTCTTATGTGGATTTTGCTCCGGATAGAGTCGCTATGCAAGACGCTACGGCTCAGATGGCTCTTTTGCAGTTTATGTCTGCAGGTAGAAGTAAGGTCGCAGTTCCGTCCACCGTTCACTGTGATCACTTGATCCAAGCGAAAGACGGTGCAGCAGAAGACTTAAAAACGGCAAACACAGTCAACAAGGAAGTTTATGATTTTCTTTCTTCCGTTTCTAACAAATACGGAATCGGTTTTTGGAAACCGGGCGCTGGGATTATCCATCAGGTCGTTTTAGAAAACTATGCTTTCCCTGGTGGAATGATGATCGGAACCGATTCTCACACTGTAAATGCGGGTGGTTTAGGCATGATCGCAATCGGAGTTGGTGGAGCCGACGCCGTAGACGTTATGGCGGGTATGGCTTGGGAATTAAAATTTCCAAAACTCATCGGTGTAAAACTTACAGGTAAACTTTCTGGTTGGGCTTCTGCAAAAGATATTATTTTAAAAGTTGCTGGGATTCTCACCGTAAAAGGTGGGACCGGTGCGATCGTGGAATACTTCGGCGAAGGTGCGGATAGTCTTTCTTGTACCGGTAAAGGAACGATCTGTAACATGGGTGCGGAGATAGGAGCCACCACTTCCGTGTTCGGTTATGATCGGAACATGAAGGAATATCTTTTAAAGACAAATCGTAAAGACGTCGCTGATCTCGCAGATAAAATTGCAGAACACTTGACCGGAGATAAGGAAGTATATGCCGATCCTTCTCAATATTTTGATCAGGTTATAGAGATCAATTTGTCAGAACTTGAACCTTATATTAACGGACCTTTTACTCCCGACCTTGCAACTCCTCTTTCTAAGTTTAAGGAAGCGGTTCAACAAAACGGTTGGCCCACCAACTTGGAAGTAGGTTTGATCGGTTCTTGCACGAATTCTTCTTATGAAGATATTACTCGCGCCGCTTCTGTAGCAAAACAAGCGGCGGATAAAAATTTAGAAGTAAAAGCGGAATACACTGTAACTCCCGGTTCGGAGATGATACGTTATACGATCGAAAGAGACGGTCTGATAAAAACGTTCTCCGATATAGGAGGAGTGGTTCTTGCAAACGCCTGTGGTCCTTGTATCGGTCAGTGGAGTCGTCATACAAAAGATCCGGAGAGAAAAAATTCGATCATCACTTCGTTTAACAGAAATTTTGCGAAACGTAACGACGGTCTTGCGGGAACTCATGCGTTTGTTGCGTCACCCGAAATTGTGACTGCTTTTGCAATTGCTGGTAAATTGGATTTTAATCCGATTACGGATTCCTTAAAAACCAAAGATGGAAAAGATGTAAAACTAGATCCACCAACTGGTCTTGATTTTCCTCCGAACGGTTTTGACGTAAAGGACGCCGGTTTTATCGCACCTGCTGCGGACGGTTCTAAAGTAATCGTTGCAGTGGATCCTAAATCGGATCGTCTTCAACTTCTTTCTCCATTTACTCCTTGGGAAAAAACGGACTTAAAAGGTTTAAAACTTCTCATCAAGGCCAAAGGAAAATGTACTACGGATCATATTTCTATGGCGGGTCCTTGGTTAAAATACAGAGGGCATTTAGATAATATTTCCAATAACCTTTTGATCGGAGCGGTGAATTCGTTTAACGATAAGACCAACGAAGTCAAAAATCAACTTTCAGGAGCTTACGAATCGGTTCCCCAAACCGCAAGAGCTTATAAAGCTAGAGGGATCGGATCTATCGTGGTCGGAGACGAGAATTATGGAGAAGGTTCTTCCAGAGAACACGCGGCGATGGAACCTAGACATCTTGGAGTAAGAGCGGTGATTGTAAAATCGTTTGCTAGAATTCATGAAACGAATTTGAAAAAACAAGGGATGCTTGCTCTTACATTTGCGGATAAGTCAGACTATGATAAAATTCAAGAAGAGGATTCTATCGATATTTTGGGTCTGACTTCTTTCCAAGAGGGAGTTCCTTTGACTCTCGTATTGCACCACAAAGACGGTTCTTCTCAAGAGATTAAAGCCAATCATACTTTCAATTCACAACAGATTGCTTGGTTCAAGGCGGGTAGTGCGCTCAATCTAATCAGCGAAGAACAAAAGAAGAAAGGATAA
- a CDS encoding TetR/AcrR family transcriptional regulator — protein sequence MKSLKSKVNVRTKDNVISEAMIRKRDRVATETAILLAAIQVFAKKGYDGANTKDIAKVANANEALIFRYFGNKKGLLEAILTRSEEIKKENSRRIPKNSESYLDLEASLERMISRKCKDFKEAEDFMKVAVSQVILDSEVSRIIQKKIYTKIIPEFMEELEKFKKMGKVDSKADLKSVAYAISSLTFALGFMGQCVYKMPHTEIQTTIKEAARIFRKGLEPESLKKRSK from the coding sequence ATGAAATCGCTTAAATCAAAGGTAAACGTCCGAACGAAGGATAACGTTATCTCTGAAGCGATGATTCGCAAAAGAGATCGTGTCGCCACCGAAACTGCTATTCTTTTAGCGGCCATTCAAGTTTTTGCAAAAAAAGGCTACGATGGTGCGAATACTAAAGACATAGCCAAGGTCGCAAATGCAAATGAAGCTTTAATTTTCAGATACTTTGGAAATAAAAAAGGACTTTTAGAAGCTATCCTAACCAGATCGGAAGAAATTAAAAAAGAAAATTCTCGCCGCATTCCTAAAAATTCAGAAAGTTATCTAGATCTAGAAGCAAGTCTTGAACGTATGATTAGTCGTAAATGTAAAGATTTCAAAGAAGCCGAAGACTTTATGAAAGTTGCAGTAAGTCAGGTCATTTTAGATTCTGAAGTGAGTCGAATCATTCAAAAGAAAATTTATACAAAAATTATTCCTGAATTTATGGAAGAGTTGGAAAAATTTAAAAAAATGGGTAAGGTAGATTCTAAGGCAGATTTAAAATCGGTTGCGTATGCGATCTCTTCTCTTACTTTTGCTTTAGGTTTTATGGGTCAGTGTGTGTATAAAATGCCTCACACGGAAATACAAACCACCATTAAAGAAGCTGCAAGGATTTTTAGAAAAGGTTTAGAGCCGGAATCTCTTAAAAAAAGATCTAAATAA